GAGACACCATGAAAATCCTCGATCAGCAGTTCATCAACAACCAGTGGGTGCTCTCTGAAGGCACGCGAAAGCTGGAGGTGGTTAATCCGTACCGCGAAGAAGTGATCGCACGCGTCACGGCGGGTGCCGCTCAGGATGTCGACGCTGCGGTGCAAGCAGCACGACAGGCTCAGCCCGCGTGGCAGGCGCTAGGCGGCGCGGTGCGTGCGGAGTATCTCGACGGCTTTGCAGGCGCCTTGACCGCCCGGCGCGAGGCGCTGATCGAGCTGAGTGCCACCAACAACGGCAAGCCGCTAATGGAAGCGGGCATCGACCTGGATGACGCGATTGCCTGCTATCGCTATTACGCCGGCCAGGCGCGGGCGCTGGACGCCCGCCAGGGCGAACGGGTCGAGGTCGAGATGGAGGGCGTCGAGGCGCGGGCCTACCTGGACCCCGCCGGCGTGGTTGCTCTAATCACGCCCTGGAATTTTCCGTTGGTCACCAGCGCCTGGAAGCTCGCCCCGGCCTTGGCTGCCGGTTGTACCGTGGTGCTGAAGCCTTCCGAAGTGGTGCCGCTGCCCGAGCAGGCGCTGGCGGAAATCGCACTGGACATCGGCCTGCCCGCGGGCGTGCTGAATCTCTTGAACGGCGATGGTGACGGCATTGGCGCGCCGCTGGCAAGTCATCCGGGCGTAGACAAAATCTCCTTCACCGGCAGCAACCGCGTGGGCGAGGCGGTGATGAAGGCCGCGAGCGCGCGCACTGCCGGGGTATCGCTGGAGCTTGGCGGCAAGTCGCCCATTCTGGTGATGGAGGACGCGGATCCTTCGCAGGCCGTCGACTGGGTCATGGCGGGCATCTACTTCAACGCCGGCCAGATCTGCTCGGCGACCTCGCGCCTTTTAGTGCACGAAGACGTGGCCGAGGCGCTTTTTGAGGCGCTTGCCACGCGAATGGACGCGCTCACTCTGGGCGACCCGCTTGACGAGGGCACTGACCTGGGCCCGCTCACCAGCGCCAGACAGCGGGACGCCGTCAACGGCTACCTGGATATCGCCGAACAGGAAGGGCTGACCGCGGTACGCGATCACACCCACTACACCTTGCCCGAGCAGGGCTACTTCGCCGCCCCGACGCTTTACCGCGACGTGCCGGTAGAAAGCCGCCTATGGCGCGAGGAGATCTTCGGCCCCGTGCTCTGCGCGCGCAGCGTCAGGGATGAGGCGGAGGCGGTCGCGCTCGCCAACGACAGCGACTTTGGCCTCGCCGCCACGGTGATCAGCGGCGACGTTGATCGCGCCAGGCGCATCGGCCAGCAACTCAAGGCTGGCAGCATCTGGTACAACACCGAGCAGCTGGTGCTACCGGAGACCGCCTGGGGTGGCTTCAAGCGAAGCGGCATCGGCCGCGAGCTTGGGCCCTGGGGGCTCAGTGCGTATCTGGAGGTGAAGCACGTGGTGGGGCCGGCCTAGCGCGCCGGCATTGGGTAGCGCCGGTCCCACTTGCCGGCCTTGACCACCTGCCCGGGCACGTCGTGACCGACGAGCTCGGGCAGCATGGCGGCCACTTCCAGCAGGGCGTCCAGATCCACACCGGTGTTCACGCCCATCGCCTCGAACATGTGCACCAGGTCCTCGGTACAGACGTTGCCCGTTGCGCCCGGCGCGAAGGGGCAGCCGCCAAGGCCCCCCAGGGCCGAGTCGAAGCGGGTGATGCCCGCCTGCCAGGCGGCCAGCGCGTTGGCCAAGCCCATGCCGCGGGTGTTATGCACGTGCAGGGTGAAAGCGGTGCCTGGCCAGCGGGCGATGACCGCTTCACAAAGCGCCTTCACTTGGGCGGGGTTGGCCATGCCGGTGGTGTCGCACAGCGTGACGCCCTGAATCCCGAGGGCGACCAATTGCTCGATGAGTTCCAGAACGCGCTTCTGGGGGACTTCGCCTTCGAACGGGCAGCCGAAGGTCGTCGATAGCGAGGCGTTGACGAACACGCTGTTTTCCCGCGCCACGTCCAGGATTTCGCCAAAGCGCTCGATCGACTGCTCGGGCGTCATGCGCAGGTTGGCCAGGCCGTGGCTGTCGCTTGCCGACATGACCAGGTTGAGTTCATCGACTTGGCAGGCCAGAGCGCGTTCAGCGCCCTTGAGGTTGGGCACCAGCACGGTAATCTCGACGCCGTCGCGGCGCTTGATGCCGTTGACGACTTCTGAGGCGTCCGCCAGGTTGGGGATCGCCTTGGGCGAGGTGAAGGAGGTGGCTTCGATACGCGCAAGGCCGGTTTGGGAGAGCGCGTTGATCCAGCGGATCTTGTCCGGCGTGGGCACGAAGCGCTTCTCGATCTGCAGGCCATCGCGGGGGCCGACTTCATTGATCTCGATGCGCTCGGGGCAGGGAGTTTGGGGGATCATGGTGCGCTCCTTAAATGATGCCGGCGCCGCGCAGCTTGGCGCGGGTGGCCTGGTCGATACCGAGTTCGTCGAGCACTTCCTCGGTGTGCTGGCCAAGTTTTGGGCCGCCGTTACCGAGCCGCCCGGGGGTGGCGCTGAGTTTGGGTAGCACGCCGGGCACCTTCAGCGGCTCGCCGCTTTCGCGGGTATAGGTCTGAATCATCTCGCGGGCGATGTAGTGTGGATCAAACGCGATGTCCTGGGCAGTGTAGGGGTAGCCGGCGGGCACGCGGGCATCGTCCAGCGCTTGGAGAATCGCATCGCGCGGGCGCTGCTCGGTCCAGGCCTCAATGGCGGCATCGATCATGGCGGCTTCCCGGCTGCGCCCGTCGTTATGGGCAAGCGCCGGGTCCTCGGCCAGATCAGGGCGGCCGATCACGCCCATCAGGCGTTTGAAGATGCTGTCGCCGTTGCCGGCAATCAGCACGTACTCGCCGCCTTCGCAGCGGTAGGCATTCGAGGGCGTGATGCCGGGCAGGGCGCTGCCGCTTGGCTCGCGGACCTGGCCACTGGCGTCGAATTCCGGCAGCAGGCTCTCCATCATCGCAAAGACCGACTCATAAAGCGCCACGTCGATCTCCTGGCCCAGGCCGCTCTTCTGGCGCTCCTGCAGCGCGAGCAGCGTGCCGATTACCGCATAAAGCGCCGAGAGCGAATCGCCGATGCTCACACCCACGCGCACCGATGGCTCACCAGGCTGGCCGGTCAGGTAGCGAAGCCCGCCCATCGCCTCGCCGATCACGCCGAAGCCCGGCTTGTCGCGGTAGGGGCCGGTCTGGCCGTAGCCGGAGATATGCACCATGATCAGGCCCGGGTTAAGCGTTGATAGCGTCTCCCAGCCCAGATTCCAGCCATCCAGCGTGCCCGGGCGGAAGTTCTCGACCACCACGTCCGCCTCCTGGGCGAGCTTTCGAACGAGTGCCTGCCCCTCTTCGCTTCTAAGGTCCAGCGCCACTGAGCGCTTGTTGCGCGTCTGTACGTGCCACCAGAGCGAGGTGCCTTCTTCCATCATTCGCCATTTGCGAAGCGGGTCGCCTGTCCCGGGCGGCTCGATCTTGATGATATCGGCGCCGAATTCGCCCAGTAACTTGGTGGCGAAAGGCCCCGCGATCAGCTGACCAAGTTCCAACACCTTGATGCCTTTTAGCGGTAGTTCACGAGTCGTTGTAGTCACCGACGGCCTCTCTCTATGACGGTTATAGGAGTATCCTTACCTTCAGCATGCTCAAGGGGTGCGCGTTCGACAATTAGGCAATCGATAAGCAGGACTTCGTGAACGACGAAAGGATGCGTTAGCATGAATATTCGTTTTCAGGAGACAGCCATGCGCCGGTTCGACTTCACGACATTGAAGCTTTTCATTTCCGTCGCGGATGAAGGCCGCCTGACCGCCGCGGCCGAACGCGAGCATCTGGCGCTGGCGGCGGTGAGCAAGCGCATGAGCGACCTGGAGGTGCTCGTGGGTACCACGCTTTTATATCGCAAGCCGCGCGGCGTGGAGCTAACGCCTGCCGGCCACGCTTTTTTGCATCACGCCCGCCAGATTCTGGATAACCTCGAGCGGCTGCAAGCGGAGCTGGACGAGTACAGCGAAGGCGTCAAGGGCCACGTACGTATCCACTCCAACACCTCCGCGATCATCGCATTTCTGCCACAGGATCTGAGTGCGTTTTGCACGCGCTATCCGGATATCAAGATCGACCTGCAGGAGCGGGTAAGCAGCGAAATCATCACGGCGGTACGCGATGGGCTCACCGATGTCGGCGTGTTCGCCGGCCACGTCGCCGCACCGGATCTCGAGTGCAAGCCTTATCGTCAGGATCGGCTCATGCTGGTCATGGCTGCCGACCATCCGCTGGCACAGCGTGAGCACATCACCTTTTTTGATGCGCTCGATTTCGATTTCATCGGCCTACAGCAGGATACCTCCCTTCACTCCCTTCTCCTCGAGCAGGCGCAGCGAACGGGCGGCGCGCTGCGCATGCGTATTCAGGTGCGAAGCTTCGATGCCATTTGCCGAATGATTCACCACGGCATGGGGATCGGTATTCTGCCCGAGCAGACGATCTATCGGGATTTGCGAGACCTTCGGCTGACAAGCATTCCATTGGCCGAGCCCTGGGCGCAGCGTGAGCTGGTGATCGGCATGCGCCGCTACGCAACGCTTTCGGCCACCGCCCGACATCTGGTCGATCATCTCACTCGAAAAGTGCCTGCTGACGCCGCAACGTGAGTCTCGCCGCATGCTTCTTTAGTCGTATAGCCTTTGAGGTACCCCTATCAATGACCCGTCCTGACAGCGTTTAAAGCCATCGTATTTGACGAAGGCTGCCTTCACGAACGTCGATTTGAGCCCTGACACCCCTTGTTTCAAGATCGAGCCAACACACAGGCTGCCCCAGGGTGTGCAGCGCCTAATAACGACAACCGTAGAGAGTCACGACAATGCGGAAATCACTACTGGCCACGCTGGCAGGTGTTGGCATGTTGACGGCGACGCCGTTCGTACTGGCCGACACGATCGAAATCCAGGTCAACAACACCATGAGCGAGGGCGGCTCGGAAAGCGCCGCCGTCGAACGCTTCGCTGAGTACCTGGAAGAGCAGGCACCCGGGCGTTTCGACGTTCGCCCTTTCCTGGCAGGCTCGCTTGGTGGCGAGGATTCGGTGCTGGAGCTTCTCAATCTGGGGCAGACCCAGATCTCGCTGACCGGTGGCAACTGGCGCCAGCAGTACGCGCCGGAATATGACGCTATCACCGTGCCGTTTCTGTTCACCACGTGGGATCAGGTCGACCGCTATCTCGACAGCCCCTCGGGTCAAACCATGGTGGAGCAGGCCGAACAGCGCGGCGGGCTCAAGTTCCTGGGGCTTCAGCACCGTGGTCCGCGCCACATGACGGCCAACAAGGAAATCCATACGCCCGAGGACCTGGAAGGCTTTCGTTTGCGTCTCCCGTCACTGCCGATCTGGCTGACGGTATGGGAGGAGATTGGTGCGCAGGTGGTGAACGTGCCCGCGCCGGAAATCTATCTGGCGATGCAGACCGGCCAGGTGGACGGACACGAAAACTCGCTCTCCTCACCCTATACCCGGCGCCTGTGGGAAGTGCAGGACTACCTCATCATGACCAGCCACGTGCAGTTCCCCTGGAGCTGGGTGGCGAGCGCGCGCTGGTGGGATGGTTTGAGCGAAGAGGATCAGGCGCTGATCAGCGAGGCCGTGGACGTGGCGCGCGAGTACGGTAACGAGCAAGAGCGCGAACTCGACGACTACTACCTCGACGCGCTTCAGGAAGAGGGCATGACGGTCATCGAGCCCGATGTCAAAGCATTCCGCGAAGCGGCCATGCCCGCCATCGACGAGGTGCTATCCGAGATGGCCGAAGGCGTTCGTGACGATGCCGTCAACGCCAGCGCCGTCCCGGCCGAATGATTGACCGGCGGCGCTCGCGCGAGCGCCGCCTCTTTTAGCCGCCCCTTGTTATAAGCGAAGGAGTGAATTCGTGGATGAAACATTGCCGCCTGCGGGCGGCGTTGATCGTTTTGCCTTTGGCGTATTACGCCTTGTCACCCGTGTGTGCGACGCCCTGGGGGTTGCCATCCTGGTGGGCATACTGGGGCTTGTCGTCACCGCGGTGCTGGCGCGGGACTTTCTGAACTGGGGAATGCCCTGGAGCGAGGAAGTCGTGTCGCTGATGGCCATTTACGCCGTTGGTTTAGGATCGATCTCGGCCTGGGTGCGAAGCGATCATCTGGTCGTCGATCTTTTCAGCCACCGCCTGAACGGGCTGGGCCGCCAGGTGCAGTACCGGTTCATCGCGCTGGTATCGCTTGGCTTTTTTGCCCTCGCGGGCTGGGGCGCCTGGGTCATGGCAAAGGCCAGTGCCTACAACAATACCGTCTCGCTCGGCATCAGCTTCACCTATCTCTATTACGCGCTGTTGCTGAGCTTTGCCTGTATGGCGCTGATCGCGCTTTGGCAGGTGCTTCGCGGTCCGGTTAGCTGGGGCGTCGAAACCGCTCATGAGGAGCACGCCCCATGACCGAATTGGCTATTTTCGTTGGCGGGCTGCTGGGGCTGATGATGATCGGCCTGCCCGTGGTGGTCGCCATTGGCGTGACCTCCTTTATCGCGCTGGCGGTGACCGGCGCGGGCGGCCTGCCGGTGGAGCTTCTGTCGCTTCGCATGGTGCAAACGCTCAACAACTTCACGCTACTGGCCATACCGCTGTTCATTCTGGCGGCCAACATCATGAACCTGGGCTCGACCACGACGCGAATTTTCGATTTCGCCACCGCGCTGGTGGGCTTCACTCGCGGCGGGCTTGGCCACGCCAACGTGGTGGCGAGCTCCATTTTCGCCACCATGTCCGGCACCGCCGTCGCCGATGCCGCGGGACTTGGCAGCATCGAAATCAAGGCGATGAAAGAGCGCGGCTACGCGCTCGATTACACCACCGGGATCACCGCGACCTCGAGCGTGGTGGGCCCTATTCTGCCGCCGAGTATCGCGCTGGTGGTGTACGGCTGGCTTGCCAACGTCAGCATCGGCGGGCTGTTCATGGCGGGGCTGCTGCCCGGTATTCTGATGGCCGCGCTGCTGATGGGCATGACCGTGTTTCTCGGCGCGACCGGGCGGGTCAAGATGCCCGAGCCGACCCCGTTCGACGGCGGCGAAGTGCTGCGCACCGGCCAGCGGGCGATGTTACCCCTGTTGATGCCGGCCATCATCGTCGGCGGTATCTGGGGCGGCTTCTTCACGCCTACCGAAGCCGGCGCCATCGCCTCGCTCTACGCCATCGTCCTCGGCGGCGTGATCTATCGCGACCTGACGCTGAAGAGTCTGTATGACGCCTTTCGCCGCACGCTGATGTTCAGCGCGGTGATTCTGCTGATCATTGCGGTGTCGAGCTTCTACGGCTGGATTCTGGTGCGCATGGGCATCCCCCAGGCGTTGGCGGGCCAGGTTGCGAGCCTCGACATGCCCACCTTCGCGCTGTTGATCTGCTTTGCGCTGTTCTTTCTGTTGATCGGCTGCTTCATGTCGGTGATCGAAAGCATTCTGATCTTTACCCCGATCGTAGTGCCCGCCGCGCTGACCGCCGGCCTCGACCCGATCCACTTCGGCATCGTCATGGTCATTACGCTCTCGATCGGCGTCATCACGCCACCTTTCGGCACGGTGCTGTTCATGATGGTCAGCATCACCAAACTGCGCTACGGCCAGGTGGTCAAGGCGGTCCTGCCGTTTCTGATTCCGGTGATACTTGCGATTTTGCTGTTGATCGCCATTCCGGGGCTCGCGACCTGGCTTCCGGAGGTGATGGGATATTAAAAGGCCTCACTCTCATTTTTGAATGAGGTAAGTAAAACGCCGGCTCCCAAGCCGGCGTTTTGCTAACCCCGGTTGACATGACCACCCCGGCCCATGTGCCAACCGTAAACAAAATAATTCTCATTATTCCTGGTTTGGAACAGGCTTTGGCCTACGGTTTTTGTTGCAAGATTATGACGTGAAAGGACTTTAAGATAAGTGGTGCCAACCTGGTACGCCCGCTGCAATGAGTGGGCCGAGAGCGCAACGTCAGGATGACGAGTCACTCTCGTGTCGACTCAGTAAACGTGTTAACTGGGCATTTCATCTTTCGCCCACGTTTTAAAGCAGCAAAGCGAAACCACCAGGAGGTACGATCATGAAGAAGGAATCTCTGAAAAAGCTGGGTATCCTCGGCGTCTCTTTCGGGCTGATGGCAAGCCCACTGGCCTTTGCCGGTATGGAAGAAGAGACCACCACGCCACAGGAGCCAACGCCGCACGAAGACTCGATGCAGGAGGGGCAGGGCACCTACCAGAGTGATGAAACGGATCAACAGCCGGGTGTGACGACCGAGTACGAAGAGGAAGAGCAGGAATTTACTTACGAGGAAGAAGAGGAGGAGCAGGAGGAGTGGGAAACCGATACGGATACCGGCACCGACATGGAGTCCGACAGCAACTGGTAACCCGTTCCTGATCAAGGAGACACTGCTTCTGGCTCACGGATGAGCCACGAAACGCCCCGCCGATTGCGGGGCGTTTTGCGTTTAAAGGGCCTCGCTACCCCTGATTTGAGCGTTGGGCTAAGGTTAACGTTCTCCACTACGGCTTGAGCGCTTTCAAGCCGCCGACAGGGATGTACGTTACGTGCCGAGTTTTAACGAAGTGCCGGTATTGCCTCGGATCGAGGGGCGGGTCGAGGCGATCGATCTGGCCCGCGGTATCGCGATTGGACTGATGATTTTGAGCCACACCGTCAGCGGGCTGGTGGGGATCCCCAACGTGCCCGAGTGGGGTATGGTGCCGGTGCATCTGCTCACCAAATTTTCCTCGTCGCTGTTCATTACGGTGTTCGGTATCGCGCTGGCAGTGGCGTTTCTGCCGCGCACACAAAACGAGGATTGGCCCCAGCGGCGGCTGAAGCTCTGGCTGCGTGGCCTCGAGGTGTGGTTTTGGTACAAGGCGCTGACCATCGTCGAAATGCTGCCCTTCTACGCCCCCGCCGACATCCTCACCACGCTTTTGTACGGCAACTTCGCCATCTGGGTGGAGATCCTCGGCTTCTACGCCATCGCACTCGTCTGGGTGCCGCTGATCCTGCCGCTATGGGCGAAGGCACCGCTGTGGTCGCGGCTAGCGGCGATTGTCGGGTTTACGGCGCTCTCTGCCTGGCTTCAGGGGTTCGATTTCGGCGGCCACGCCATTTTGAAGGCGCTGCTGGTCGATCATCCCGACTACTACGCCTGGGGGCAGCTAAGTCGCGCACCGCTCATTTTCATCGGGCTTTTGATCGGCGAGGCGGCGCTTCGCTGTCACGGCGAGCAGGGCGCGCAGCGCCGGCTGGTGCTAGCGTTGATCGCGCTCGGCGCGGTGATGGTCGGTGCTTTTTACGCGCTATCCGCAGCCCAGGGCGACGTGTACGCGGCCATGACGGCGGTGGCGAATAACGTCGGCAAGCATCCTCCAGGGCTTGCCTTCATGCTGTTCAGCGTCGGCGGGGCCTTCATCATTCTGGGCTTGGCATTGACCGGCGGGCGCGCCGCCGCCCGGGCACTTTTGCCGCTGACGCTGGTCGGAAGCGACGCGCTCAAGGCGTTCATTTTTCATATCGTGATGATCTTTCTGGTGCTGCGCTTTCTGCTGGGCTTGAACGACACCATCACGTACCCCCAAGCGCTGGGCGCCGGGGGGCTTTTGATTCTTGGCACGGCGCTCTGGATCTGGCTTACCCGCTGGATGGCCGCGCACCGCTAAACGCTGCGCGGTTCAGGTCGGCCTGAGCATGACGACACAGTAGTAACGACACAGAAGCAACAATACAGAGGAAACGCTTTGCGAGGGTTGATACGCACGCTCCAATACGGGCTTTTACTGGTGGCGCTTTCAATCGCGCTGCCGGCCCAGGCCGACTGGTATTTTGAAGTCGATAAACAAAGCGCTTGGCAGGGGAGTTTGAGCACGCGGCTGGCCACCGTCGAGGAGGCCTTTGGTGGAGCGCTGGGCGTCTACGTTCAGAATCTGAAAAGCGGCGAGGCGTTCTCCTGGCAGGCGGATACGCCGTGGTATCTGGCCTCATTGATCAAGGTGCCCGTGGCCGCCGAGGTGCTGGCCCGGCGCCAGGCAGGCGATCTGACGCTTGACCAGCGTCTGACGCTTGCCCAGAGCGATTTCGTCGACGGCGCGGGCCCGGTGATCTGGCACGACCCGGGCACGCCGATCTCGATCGAGTATCTGCTCGAACAGATGATCACCGTCAGCGACAACACCGCCACCGATATGCTGATCGACCGCGTCGGACTTCCCGCCGTCAACGCCCGGGCGGCGCAGATGGTCGCCGCCAGCGGCGGCGACCCAGGCGAGCTGGGCCCGATCACGACGCTCAAGGGGGTACGCCGGGGCGTGTACGGCGAGCTGCACCCCGAGGCGCGCTCGCTTGCCGGTACCGACTTCATCGAGCTTCGCAAACACCGCGTCAGCCAGCGCCCCGCGGCGCTGGCGCGGCGGCTGGGCGCTTCCTCCCAGACCCTTCGCCAGCCCGACTACGCCAGCGCCTTCGATGCCTACCAGCGCACTGGCGAAAACACCGCGACGCTGCGCGCCTACGGCGATCTGCTCGCCTCGCTCGAAAACGCTGGGCAGGGCGACCTGGACGCCACCCAGCGCCAAGCGCTGATCGAAGTGATGACGCGCACCCGCTCAGGCCAGGCGCGCTTGACGCGTGGCCTGGGGGAGAGCATTACCTTTGCCCACAAGACCGGTACTCAGCATCACCGAAGCTGCGACGCAGGGCTTGCGTACAGCGAGGCGGCTGCGCAAACCGCGGGCCCCTGGGTGATCGTTACCTGCACCCGCGGGGGGCAGCCGCGCGCCGCCCATGAGCAGGCGCTGGCTCGCGTGGGCGAAGCGCTCAGAATCACCGGCGCGGTAGGCGCACCCTGAGCCCCCAGGTGGGCGGCGTGCGTGTTAAACTGAGGCCTCTAACTCATGGCTCACTTAAACGAACCCAATGGAGGCTTATCATGGCCAGTGCCAGCGCCCGTCATATTCTGGTAGACAGCGAAGAGCAGTGTCTCGCGCTGAAGCAAGAGATCGAAAACGGCCGCGACTTCGCGGACGTGGCAAAAGAGCACTCGAACTGCCCGTCCGGTCGTCAGGGCGGCGAGCTCGGTACCTTCGGCCCCGGCCAGATGGTCCCCGAGTTCGACAAGGTGGTCTTTAACGGCGAGCTGAACCAGGTCCACGGCCCGGTCCAGACCCAGTTTGGCTACCACCTGCTCGAAGTCACCAGCCGCAGTTAATCGGCCTGTTGCCGGCCGGCCTCACCCGCCGGCCGCTTTGGGCCGCCAGGCACCGTGGCCCGTCGCGGTGTGAGGAGCACGCCTTGAACGACCCCATCATCTCGATCGAGGGCTTGAATAAAACCTACGAAGGTGGCTTTCAAGCGCTCAAGCACGTGGATTTGTCCATCCAGCGTGGCGAAATTTTTGCGCTGCTCGGCCCGAACGGCGCGGGCAAGACCACCCTGATCAGTCTGGTATGCGGGCTGGTCAACCCAAGCGCCGGGCGCGTGAGCGTCGACGGCTTCGACAACGTCAAGCAGTACCGCCAGGCGCGCGAGCGCATCGGCCTGGTGCCCCAGGAGCTGACCAACGAGGCGTTTGAAACGGTCTGGAACACGGTGAGCTTCAGCCGCGGGCTGTTTGGCAAAGCGCCAAACCCGGCCCACATCGAAAAGGTGCTCAAGTCGCTGGCGCTGTGGGACAAGCGCAATAACCGCCTGATCACGCTTTCCGGTGGCATGAAGCGCCGCGTATTGATCGCCAAGGCACTCTCCCACGAGCCGCGTATCCTGTTTCTCGACGAGCCCACCGCCGGCGTGGACGTGGCGCTACGCCGCGACATGTGGGAGGTGGTGCGCAAGCTTCGCGACGACGGCGTCACCATCATACTCACCACCCACTACATCGAAGAGGCCGAGGAGATGGCCGATCGCATCGGCGTGATCAACGGCGGTGAAGTGGTGTTGGTGGAAGAGAAAGCCGCGCTGATGAAAAAGCTCGGCAGCAAGCAGCTCACTCTTGAGCTACACACGCCGCTGCCGGCACTGCCGCCGCGCCTGCAGGTCGACACCCTGACGCTGAGTGGTGATGGCCGCTCGCTGGTGTATACCTACGATGGTCACCAGGAAGAGGAGGGCCGCGGCGTGTCAGCGCTTTTGAGCGTGCTCAACGAAGAGGAGATCCTGGTGAAGGATTTACATACCCGGCAGAGCTCGCTGGAGGATATTTTCGTCGATCTGGTCAAGGAGCGCTCATGAATCTCTACCCCGTCCGTTCGATCTACATGGCGGAAATGGCGCGCACCCGGCGCACGCTGTTGCAAAGCATCGTCTCGCCGGTGATCTCCACCTCGCTCTACTTCGTGGTATTTGGCGCGGCGATCGGCTCGCGCATTAGCGAGATCAACGGCGTGAGCTACGGCGCCTTTATCGTGCCCGGGTTGATCATGCTGATGCTTCTGACCCAGAGCGTGTCGAATGCCTCCTTCGGTATCTTCTTTCCCAAGTTTTCCGGCAGCATCTACGAAATTCTGTCGGCGCCCATTTCGTATCTGGAAGTGGTGGTGGGCTACGTGGGCGCGGCGGCGTCGAAGTCGATGCTGTTGGGGCTGATCATTCTCGGCACGTCGAGCTTTTTCGTGCCGCTGGAGATCGCTCATCCATTCTGGATGCTCGCCTTTCTGGTACTCACCGCCGTGACCTTCAGCCTGCTGGGTTTCATCATTGGTATCTGGGCGGATGGCTTCGACAAGCTGCAGATCGTGCCGCTTCTGATCATCACGCCGCTGACGTTTCTGGGCGGCAGCTTCTACTCCATCGATATGCTCCCGCCGTTTTGGCAGGCCGTGACGCTGGCCA
The window above is part of the Halomonas sp. GD1P12 genome. Proteins encoded here:
- a CDS encoding TRAP transporter substrate-binding protein, encoding MRKSLLATLAGVGMLTATPFVLADTIEIQVNNTMSEGGSESAAVERFAEYLEEQAPGRFDVRPFLAGSLGGEDSVLELLNLGQTQISLTGGNWRQQYAPEYDAITVPFLFTTWDQVDRYLDSPSGQTMVEQAEQRGGLKFLGLQHRGPRHMTANKEIHTPEDLEGFRLRLPSLPIWLTVWEEIGAQVVNVPAPEIYLAMQTGQVDGHENSLSSPYTRRLWEVQDYLIMTSHVQFPWSWVASARWWDGLSEEDQALISEAVDVAREYGNEQERELDDYYLDALQEEGMTVIEPDVKAFREAAMPAIDEVLSEMAEGVRDDAVNASAVPAE
- a CDS encoding LysR family transcriptional regulator codes for the protein MRRFDFTTLKLFISVADEGRLTAAAEREHLALAAVSKRMSDLEVLVGTTLLYRKPRGVELTPAGHAFLHHARQILDNLERLQAELDEYSEGVKGHVRIHSNTSAIIAFLPQDLSAFCTRYPDIKIDLQERVSSEIITAVRDGLTDVGVFAGHVAAPDLECKPYRQDRLMLVMAADHPLAQREHITFFDALDFDFIGLQQDTSLHSLLLEQAQRTGGALRMRIQVRSFDAICRMIHHGMGIGILPEQTIYRDLRDLRLTSIPLAEPWAQRELVIGMRRYATLSATARHLVDHLTRKVPADAAT
- a CDS encoding TRAP transporter small permease produces the protein MDETLPPAGGVDRFAFGVLRLVTRVCDALGVAILVGILGLVVTAVLARDFLNWGMPWSEEVVSLMAIYAVGLGSISAWVRSDHLVVDLFSHRLNGLGRQVQYRFIALVSLGFFALAGWGAWVMAKASAYNNTVSLGISFTYLYYALLLSFACMALIALWQVLRGPVSWGVETAHEEHAP
- a CDS encoding CaiB/BaiF CoA transferase family protein gives rise to the protein MTTTTRELPLKGIKVLELGQLIAGPFATKLLGEFGADIIKIEPPGTGDPLRKWRMMEEGTSLWWHVQTRNKRSVALDLRSEEGQALVRKLAQEADVVVENFRPGTLDGWNLGWETLSTLNPGLIMVHISGYGQTGPYRDKPGFGVIGEAMGGLRYLTGQPGEPSVRVGVSIGDSLSALYAVIGTLLALQERQKSGLGQEIDVALYESVFAMMESLLPEFDASGQVREPSGSALPGITPSNAYRCEGGEYVLIAGNGDSIFKRLMGVIGRPDLAEDPALAHNDGRSREAAMIDAAIEAWTEQRPRDAILQALDDARVPAGYPYTAQDIAFDPHYIAREMIQTYTRESGEPLKVPGVLPKLSATPGRLGNGGPKLGQHTEEVLDELGIDQATRAKLRGAGII
- a CDS encoding hydroxymethylglutaryl-CoA lyase, coding for MIPQTPCPERIEINEVGPRDGLQIEKRFVPTPDKIRWINALSQTGLARIEATSFTSPKAIPNLADASEVVNGIKRRDGVEITVLVPNLKGAERALACQVDELNLVMSASDSHGLANLRMTPEQSIERFGEILDVARENSVFVNASLSTTFGCPFEGEVPQKRVLELIEQLVALGIQGVTLCDTTGMANPAQVKALCEAVIARWPGTAFTLHVHNTRGMGLANALAAWQAGITRFDSALGGLGGCPFAPGATGNVCTEDLVHMFEAMGVNTGVDLDALLEVAAMLPELVGHDVPGQVVKAGKWDRRYPMPAR
- a CDS encoding TRAP transporter large permease, encoding MTELAIFVGGLLGLMMIGLPVVVAIGVTSFIALAVTGAGGLPVELLSLRMVQTLNNFTLLAIPLFILAANIMNLGSTTTRIFDFATALVGFTRGGLGHANVVASSIFATMSGTAVADAAGLGSIEIKAMKERGYALDYTTGITATSSVVGPILPPSIALVVYGWLANVSIGGLFMAGLLPGILMAALLMGMTVFLGATGRVKMPEPTPFDGGEVLRTGQRAMLPLLMPAIIVGGIWGGFFTPTEAGAIASLYAIVLGGVIYRDLTLKSLYDAFRRTLMFSAVILLIIAVSSFYGWILVRMGIPQALAGQVASLDMPTFALLICFALFFLLIGCFMSVIESILIFTPIVVPAALTAGLDPIHFGIVMVITLSIGVITPPFGTVLFMMVSITKLRYGQVVKAVLPFLIPVILAILLLIAIPGLATWLPEVMGY
- a CDS encoding aldehyde dehydrogenase family protein, translated to MKILDQQFINNQWVLSEGTRKLEVVNPYREEVIARVTAGAAQDVDAAVQAARQAQPAWQALGGAVRAEYLDGFAGALTARREALIELSATNNGKPLMEAGIDLDDAIACYRYYAGQARALDARQGERVEVEMEGVEARAYLDPAGVVALITPWNFPLVTSAWKLAPALAAGCTVVLKPSEVVPLPEQALAEIALDIGLPAGVLNLLNGDGDGIGAPLASHPGVDKISFTGSNRVGEAVMKAASARTAGVSLELGGKSPILVMEDADPSQAVDWVMAGIYFNAGQICSATSRLLVHEDVAEALFEALATRMDALTLGDPLDEGTDLGPLTSARQRDAVNGYLDIAEQEGLTAVRDHTHYTLPEQGYFAAPTLYRDVPVESRLWREEIFGPVLCARSVRDEAEAVALANDSDFGLAATVISGDVDRARRIGQQLKAGSIWYNTEQLVLPETAWGGFKRSGIGRELGPWGLSAYLEVKHVVGPA